One region of Roseovarius faecimaris genomic DNA includes:
- a CDS encoding UDP-N-acetylmuramoyl-L-alanyl-D-glutamate--2,6-diaminopimelate ligase, protein MGQTVTLAGLGLTAQGGRSPEITGLAVDSREVKPGYLFAALPGTRVHGGEFIQYALRMGAAAVLTDAQGAEIARAELAASEAALVIAEDPRQTLAYAAALWFGAQPETMVAVTGTNGKTSVASFTRQIWAALGFDAVNLGTTGVEGAWSAPLKHTTPEPITLHRTLAEAEAHGITHAAMEASSHGLEQRRLDGVRLAAAGFTNFTQDHLDYHATFEEYFAAKAGLFARVLPEDGVAVINMDDPRGPDMAEIALDRGQEVIRVGSAPGNDLQILAQRFEATGQELRFDWHGRVQQLRLGLIGGFQAENLMIAAGLVIASGADPDRVFETLPQMTTVRGRMQLAATRENGAAVFVDYAHTPDAVATALKALRPHVMGRLVAIVGAGGDRDPTKRPLMGQAAADHADVVIVTDDNPRSEDPAAIRAAVMQGCPEATEVGDRAEAILRGVDALGPGDALLISGKGHETGQIVGDDVLPFDDTEQASVAVAALDGGGA, encoded by the coding sequence GTGGGGCAGACAGTGACTTTGGCAGGTCTGGGGCTAACGGCGCAAGGCGGCCGCAGCCCCGAGATCACGGGGCTGGCGGTGGACAGCCGCGAGGTGAAACCGGGCTATCTTTTCGCCGCCTTGCCCGGCACGCGGGTGCATGGGGGCGAGTTCATCCAATATGCGCTGCGCATGGGGGCGGCGGCGGTGCTGACCGACGCGCAGGGTGCCGAGATCGCCCGCGCGGAACTGGCGGCGAGCGAGGCCGCGCTGGTCATCGCCGAGGATCCCCGTCAGACGCTGGCCTATGCCGCGGCCCTCTGGTTTGGCGCACAGCCCGAGACCATGGTTGCGGTGACCGGGACCAACGGCAAAACCTCGGTGGCGAGCTTTACCCGGCAGATCTGGGCGGCACTGGGCTTTGACGCCGTGAACCTTGGCACCACGGGGGTGGAAGGGGCATGGAGCGCACCGCTCAAGCACACCACGCCGGAGCCGATCACCCTGCACCGGACGCTGGCCGAGGCCGAGGCCCATGGGATCACCCATGCGGCGATGGAGGCCTCGTCGCACGGGCTGGAACAGCGCCGCCTGGATGGCGTGCGGCTGGCGGCGGCGGGGTTCACAAACTTCACCCAGGATCATCTGGATTACCACGCCACGTTTGAGGAATACTTCGCGGCCAAGGCCGGGCTTTTCGCGCGGGTGCTGCCCGAGGATGGCGTGGCGGTGATCAACATGGATGATCCGCGCGGCCCGGACATGGCCGAGATCGCGCTTGATCGGGGCCAGGAGGTGATCCGCGTGGGCTCTGCCCCCGGCAATGACCTGCAAATCCTCGCGCAGCGGTTCGAGGCGACGGGACAGGAGTTGCGCTTTGACTGGCATGGCCGGGTGCAGCAGCTCAGGCTGGGGCTGATCGGCGGGTTTCAGGCCGAGAACCTGATGATTGCGGCCGGGCTGGTGATCGCCTCGGGTGCGGACCCGGACCGGGTGTTCGAGACGCTGCCGCAGATGACCACGGTGCGCGGCCGGATGCAGTTGGCCGCGACGCGCGAAAATGGCGCGGCGGTGTTCGTGGATTACGCCCATACGCCCGATGCGGTGGCCACGGCGCTCAAGGCGCTGCGCCCGCATGTGATGGGCCGGCTGGTGGCGATTGTCGGCGCGGGCGGGGACCGCGACCCGACCAAGCGGCCCCTGATGGGGCAGGCGGCGGCAGACCATGCGGATGTCGTGATCGTGACCGATGACAACCCGCGCAGCGAGGACCCCGCCGCGATCCGAGCGGCGGTGATGCAGGGCTGCCCGGAGGCCACCGAGGTGGGCGACCGCGCCGAGGCGATCCTGCGCGGCGTGGACGCGCTGGGGCCGGGCGACGCGCTGCTGATCTCGGGCAAGGGGCATGAGACCGGGCAGATCGTGGGCGACGATGTGCTGCCCTTTGACGACACCGAACAGGCGAGCGTGGCGGTGGCCGCGCTCGATGGGGGCGGGGCATGA
- a CDS encoding UDP-N-acetylmuramoyl-tripeptide--D-alanyl-D-alanine ligase, whose product MSLWSSHDAAEATGGRSTGDWQASGVSIDTRTLQPGDLFVALKDVRDGHEFVAQALEKGAAAALVNHIPDGVPEDAPLLIVKDVLPALEALGVAARARTGAKVVAVTGSVGKTSTKEMLRDVLSHQGRTHAAEASYNNHWGVPLTLARMPADTEFAVIEIGMSNPGEIAPLSRMARPHVAIVTTVAAAHLEAFENLEGIAHEKASIFEGLEPGGVAIVNGDVETAPILRQKAEARAARVIGFGADDANDHRLLKVSLGDEVTTVQARAGDVPVLYKLGVVGRHFAHNALAVLAAVEAMGGDLAVAASDLGHWVPPGGRGRRETLILDKSDDSLTVDLLDDAFNANPTSMAASLEVLAAATPMEGVGRIDKGRRIAILGDMLELGPDEAAMHAALADLPAMQAVTLVHCVGPRMRHLYEALPEHQRGKWVATAPELADEALRLLDAGDVVLVKGSKGSKVSLVVDALRRACRTKEKDE is encoded by the coding sequence ATGAGCCTTTGGTCCTCACATGACGCCGCCGAGGCCACGGGCGGGCGTAGCACCGGTGACTGGCAGGCGAGCGGTGTGTCGATCGACACGCGCACCCTCCAGCCGGGCGATCTTTTCGTGGCCCTCAAGGATGTGCGCGACGGGCATGAGTTTGTCGCGCAGGCGCTGGAGAAAGGCGCCGCCGCGGCCCTTGTCAACCATATCCCCGACGGGGTGCCGGAGGATGCGCCGCTGTTGATCGTGAAGGACGTTCTTCCTGCGCTGGAGGCATTGGGCGTCGCGGCACGGGCGCGCACCGGGGCGAAGGTCGTGGCGGTGACCGGCTCGGTCGGCAAGACCTCGACCAAGGAAATGCTGCGCGACGTGCTGTCCCATCAGGGGCGCACCCATGCGGCGGAGGCCAGTTACAACAACCACTGGGGCGTGCCGCTGACGCTGGCGCGGATGCCTGCCGACACGGAATTCGCCGTGATCGAGATCGGCATGAGCAATCCCGGCGAGATCGCGCCCTTGAGCCGCATGGCACGCCCGCATGTGGCGATTGTGACCACCGTCGCGGCGGCGCATCTGGAGGCGTTCGAAAACCTCGAAGGGATCGCCCATGAAAAGGCGTCGATCTTCGAAGGGCTGGAGCCGGGCGGCGTGGCCATTGTCAACGGCGATGTCGAGACGGCCCCGATCCTGAGGCAGAAAGCAGAGGCGCGGGCGGCCCGCGTGATCGGTTTCGGTGCGGATGACGCCAATGATCACCGGCTGCTCAAGGTCAGTCTGGGCGACGAGGTGACAACCGTGCAGGCGCGCGCGGGCGACGTGCCGGTCCTTTACAAGCTGGGCGTGGTGGGTCGGCATTTCGCCCATAACGCGCTGGCCGTGCTGGCCGCGGTCGAGGCGATGGGCGGTGATCTCGCGGTGGCGGCCTCTGACCTCGGGCACTGGGTGCCGCCGGGGGGGCGCGGACGGCGCGAGACGCTGATCCTCGACAAGAGCGATGACAGCCTGACCGTCGATCTGCTGGACGATGCGTTCAATGCCAACCCGACCTCGATGGCGGCCTCGCTGGAGGTGCTGGCCGCCGCAACGCCCATGGAAGGGGTGGGGCGGATTGACAAGGGCCGACGCATCGCCATCCTTGGCGACATGCTTGAGCTTGGTCCCGATGAGGCGGCGATGCATGCCGCCCTTGCCGACCTGCCCGCGATGCAGGCGGTGACGCTGGTGCATTGCGTGGGCCCACGGATGCGTCACCTTTACGAGGCGTTGCCCGAACATCAGCGCGGTAAATGGGTTGCAACCGCGCCGGAATTGGCGGATGAGGCACTCCGCCTGCTGGATGCGGGCGACGTGGTGCTGGTCAAGGGCTCGAAGGGCAGCAAGGTCAGCCTGGTGGTTGATGCGCTGCGCCGCGCCTGCCGGACCAAGGAAAAGGACGAGTAG
- a CDS encoding ACT domain-containing protein, giving the protein MVRDTNAMIAGMAPVLDPETYHFVTLPEGAALPGAALASFVEDEGLSVILPEALAKELGLLSETPMRRITLSVYSALDGVGLTAAVAGALAEAGIPCNMVAATRHDHAFVPVAQAVQAMTILKALASDGETRDV; this is encoded by the coding sequence GTGGTCCGCGACACAAACGCGATGATCGCGGGCATGGCGCCCGTGCTGGACCCTGAGACCTACCATTTCGTCACCTTGCCCGAAGGGGCGGCGCTGCCCGGCGCGGCCCTGGCGAGCTTTGTCGAAGACGAGGGTCTGTCGGTGATCCTGCCCGAAGCATTGGCCAAGGAATTGGGCCTGCTGTCTGAAACTCCCATGCGGCGGATCACGCTGAGTGTGTATTCCGCCCTTGACGGGGTCGGGCTGACGGCAGCGGTGGCCGGGGCGCTGGCGGAGGCGGGGATCCCCTGCAACATGGTGGCGGCCACCCGGCATGATCACGCCTTTGTGCCGGTGGCCCAGGCGGTGCAGGCGATGACGATCCTGAAGGCGCTGGCCTCCGATGGGGAGACGCGCGATGTTTGA
- the ftsL gene encoding cell division protein FtsL produces the protein MRSFLVVITAVAVIALAFWAYRENYETQEAQAEARDLMQEIARERQRLRMLNAEWAYLNRPERLRDLAELNFDKLGLVPLRPDQFGRIDQVAFPREEEELPILNPVEVSNMEQFP, from the coding sequence ATGCGCAGCTTTCTTGTGGTGATCACGGCGGTGGCGGTGATTGCGCTGGCCTTCTGGGCCTATCGCGAGAATTACGAGACGCAGGAGGCGCAGGCCGAGGCGCGGGATCTGATGCAGGAGATTGCCCGGGAACGCCAGCGCTTGCGCATGCTCAATGCCGAATGGGCCTATCTCAACCGTCCCGAGCGTCTGCGCGACCTTGCCGAGCTCAATTTCGACAAGCTGGGGCTGGTGCCGCTGCGCCCGGATCAGTTTGGCCGGATCGATCAGGTGGCCTTCCCGCGTGAGGAAGAGGAACTGCCGATCCTGAACCCTGTCGAGGTGTCCAACATGGAGCAATTCCCATGA
- a CDS encoding phytanoyl-CoA dioxygenase family protein produces MPQHLAPETIQQFRDQGATVLRGAFSDWIDRLREGVDYNMAHPAPNARDYRTEEGGRFLSDYCNWDRIEAYRDFIFNSPAAAIGAELMSSETVRLFHEHVIVKTPKTGMPTPWHQDLPYYSVDATQTVSIWIPMDAVPRDRTLEFVAGSHKWGKHYRPQRFDGTALNENDGLEELPDIDGNRAEYDILGWALEPGDAVAFDYRTVHGAPANNSASAQRRAFSLRLLGDDATFARREGIVTSPPFEGVTLKHGDPMDAPEFPRLM; encoded by the coding sequence ATGCCACAGCACCTTGCCCCAGAGACCATTCAGCAATTCCGTGATCAGGGCGCGACCGTGCTGCGCGGTGCGTTTTCAGACTGGATCGACCGTCTGCGCGAGGGCGTGGATTACAACATGGCGCATCCTGCCCCGAACGCCCGCGACTATCGCACCGAGGAGGGCGGGCGCTTCCTGTCGGATTACTGCAACTGGGACCGGATCGAGGCCTATCGCGATTTCATCTTCAACTCGCCCGCCGCCGCCATCGGGGCCGAGCTGATGAGCAGCGAGACGGTGCGGCTTTTCCACGAGCATGTCATCGTCAAGACGCCCAAGACCGGCATGCCGACGCCCTGGCATCAGGATCTGCCCTATTACAGCGTCGATGCCACCCAGACGGTCAGCATCTGGATCCCGATGGATGCGGTGCCGCGCGACCGGACGCTGGAGTTCGTGGCAGGCTCGCACAAATGGGGCAAGCATTACCGCCCGCAGCGCTTTGACGGCACCGCTCTGAACGAGAATGACGGGCTGGAGGAGTTGCCCGATATCGACGGCAACCGCGCGGAGTATGACATTCTCGGCTGGGCTTTGGAGCCGGGCGATGCGGTGGCGTTCGATTATCGCACCGTGCACGGGGCCCCGGCCAACAATTCGGCCTCGGCCCAGCGGCGGGCGTTTTCCCTGCGCCTGCTTGGAGACGACGCCACCTTTGCCCGGCGCGAGGGGATCGTGACCTCGCCACCCTTTGAGGGGGTGACACTCAAACATGGCGACCCGATGGACGCGCCGGAGTTCCCGCGGTTGATGTAG
- the mraY gene encoding phospho-N-acetylmuramoyl-pentapeptide-transferase, with product MLYWLTAWSDGGDFFNLFRYITFRSGGAFMTALLFGFIFGKPLINMLRVRQGKGQPIRDDGPEGHFVKAGTPTMGGLLIVGALVTSTLLWARLDNPFVWLVLFVTLAFGTIGFADDYAKVSKQNVSGVSGKVRLGMGFVIAGVASWWASMYHPEALQYQLALPVFKDTLINLGLFFIPFAMFVIVGAANAVNLTDGLDGLAIMPVMIAAGTLGLIAYAVGRVDFTEYLDVHYVPGTGEILVFVAGLAGGGLGFLWYNAPPAAVFMGDTGSLALGGALGAIAVATKHEIVLGIVGGLFVVEALSVIIQVLYFKRTGKRVFLMAPIHHHYEKKGWAEPQIVIRFWIIALILAMIGLATLKVR from the coding sequence ATGCTGTATTGGTTGACCGCATGGTCGGATGGCGGGGATTTCTTCAACCTCTTTCGCTATATCACCTTCCGATCTGGCGGGGCGTTCATGACGGCGCTGCTCTTCGGGTTCATCTTTGGCAAGCCACTGATCAACATGCTGCGGGTCCGGCAAGGCAAGGGCCAGCCCATTCGCGATGACGGCCCGGAGGGGCACTTCGTCAAGGCCGGCACACCGACGATGGGAGGCTTACTGATCGTGGGCGCCCTGGTGACCTCGACGCTTCTCTGGGCGCGGCTGGACAATCCGTTTGTCTGGCTGGTTCTTTTCGTAACGCTGGCCTTCGGCACCATCGGCTTTGCGGATGATTACGCCAAGGTCAGCAAGCAGAACGTGTCGGGCGTGTCGGGCAAGGTAAGGCTGGGCATGGGGTTCGTCATCGCAGGTGTCGCCTCGTGGTGGGCCAGCATGTATCACCCCGAGGCGCTGCAATATCAGCTTGCCCTACCGGTCTTCAAGGACACGCTGATCAATCTCGGGCTGTTCTTCATCCCCTTCGCGATGTTCGTGATCGTGGGGGCCGCCAATGCGGTGAACCTGACCGACGGGCTGGATGGTCTTGCGATCATGCCGGTGATGATTGCCGCCGGCACGCTGGGGCTGATCGCCTATGCGGTGGGGCGCGTGGACTTCACCGAATATCTCGATGTGCATTACGTGCCGGGCACCGGGGAAATTCTGGTCTTTGTGGCAGGCCTTGCGGGCGGTGGTCTTGGGTTCCTGTGGTATAACGCGCCGCCGGCGGCCGTGTTCATGGGCGATACCGGGTCTCTGGCCCTGGGTGGGGCACTTGGCGCCATCGCCGTGGCCACCAAGCACGAGATCGTGCTGGGCATTGTCGGCGGCCTGTTCGTGGTCGAAGCGCTGAGCGTGATCATCCAGGTGCTCTATTTCAAACGCACCGGCAAGCGCGTCTTCCTGATGGCGCCGATCCACCACCATTACGAGAAAAAAGGCTGGGCCGAGCCGCAGATCGTGATCCGCTTCTGGATCATCGCGCTGATCCTGGCGATGATCGGGCTGGCGACGCTGAAGGTGCGCTAG
- a CDS encoding peptidoglycan D,D-transpeptidase FtsI family protein, translating into MIRTPLRPLARILEARAKGENPDAIERENIRLRHEEERDRARKRAEGRLLVLGVVFFAAFSVIGGRMGVLANSEPAEPRISVAGADIYAQRADIVDRKGRILATNLETHSLYAQPQQMIEPVRTAKALVKIFPDLKEERLIKDFTGKRKFLWIKKKISPEQKQAVHEIGEPGLLFGPREMRLYPNGTLAAHVLGGASFGREGVHAAEVIGVAGIEKFYDERLRNPAEGHKPLELSLDLTIQAAIERVLYGGMRIMNAKGAAAVLMDVHTGEVISIASLPTFDPNDRPRPPTEGNPSDSPLFNRAVQGVYELGSTFKIFAAAQALELGLVNAETIIDTSGPMKVGGHTIGEFDRKNYGKISVSEIIVKSSNRGTGRMALQIGPKRQKEFLETLGFFEPTGLEIVESKGGKPLLPQRWTDLSTVTISYGHGLSSSPLHLAAGYAAIANGGTRIRPTLLKQDGPQNGERVMSPATAREARTMLRKVVTEGTASMGDVPGYAVGGKTGTADKPKERGGGYYKDKTITTFASIFPAHKPEYVLIVTLDEPVETSGSKPRRTAGWTAVPVASEITRRVAPLLGLRPEIEPAQFSGITLTSN; encoded by the coding sequence ATGATCCGTACGCCGCTGCGCCCGCTGGCGCGCATCCTTGAGGCCCGCGCGAAGGGCGAGAACCCCGACGCCATCGAGCGCGAGAATATCCGCCTGCGCCACGAAGAAGAGCGCGACCGCGCCCGCAAGCGGGCCGAGGGCCGGCTTCTGGTGCTGGGGGTGGTGTTCTTTGCCGCCTTCTCGGTGATTGGCGGGCGCATGGGTGTACTGGCCAATTCGGAACCCGCGGAGCCGCGCATTTCGGTGGCCGGGGCGGACATCTATGCCCAGCGGGCCGATATCGTGGACCGCAAGGGCCGGATTCTGGCGACCAACCTTGAGACGCACAGCCTCTATGCTCAGCCGCAACAGATGATCGAGCCCGTCCGCACGGCCAAGGCGCTGGTCAAGATCTTCCCGGACCTGAAGGAAGAGCGGCTGATCAAGGATTTCACCGGCAAGCGCAAGTTCTTGTGGATCAAGAAGAAAATCAGCCCGGAACAGAAACAGGCGGTGCATGAGATCGGCGAGCCCGGCCTGCTTTTCGGACCGCGCGAGATGCGGCTTTATCCCAATGGCACGCTGGCGGCCCATGTGCTTGGCGGGGCAAGCTTTGGCCGCGAGGGGGTGCATGCGGCCGAAGTGATCGGCGTGGCGGGCATTGAGAAGTTTTATGACGAGCGCTTGCGCAACCCCGCAGAGGGGCACAAACCGCTGGAGCTGTCGCTTGATCTGACCATTCAGGCGGCGATCGAGCGGGTGCTCTATGGGGGCATGCGGATCATGAACGCCAAGGGCGCTGCGGCGGTGCTGATGGATGTGCATACCGGCGAGGTGATCTCGATTGCCAGCCTTCCCACATTTGACCCCAATGACCGCCCGCGCCCGCCGACCGAAGGCAATCCGAGCGACAGCCCGCTCTTCAACCGGGCGGTGCAGGGGGTGTATGAGCTGGGCTCGACCTTCAAGATTTTCGCCGCCGCGCAGGCGCTGGAGCTTGGGCTGGTGAATGCCGAGACGATCATCGACACCTCGGGGCCGATGAAAGTGGGCGGGCATACGATTGGTGAGTTCGACCGCAAGAATTACGGCAAGATCAGCGTGTCGGAGATAATCGTGAAGTCATCGAACCGGGGCACCGGCCGGATGGCGTTGCAGATCGGCCCGAAGCGGCAGAAAGAGTTTCTCGAAACGCTGGGGTTCTTCGAGCCCACGGGGCTTGAGATTGTCGAATCGAAAGGCGGCAAGCCGCTTTTGCCGCAACGCTGGACGGACCTCTCGACGGTGACGATCTCCTACGGGCACGGCCTGTCTTCCAGTCCGCTGCATCTGGCGGCGGGCTATGCGGCGATTGCCAATGGCGGCACGCGGATCCGGCCCACCTTGCTGAAACAGGACGGCCCGCAGAACGGGGAGCGCGTCATGTCGCCCGCCACGGCCCGCGAGGCGCGCACCATGCTGCGCAAGGTGGTGACCGAAGGCACGGCCAGCATGGGCGACGTGCCGGGATATGCGGTGGGCGGCAAGACCGGCACCGCCGACAAGCCCAAGGAGCGCGGCGGCGGCTACTACAAGGACAAGACCATCACCACCTTCGCCAGCATCTTCCCGGCGCACAAGCCGGAATACGTGCTGATCGTGACGCTGGACGAGCCGGTGGAAACCTCGGGGTCGAAACCGCGCCGCACGGCGGGGTGGACGGCGGTCCCCGTGGCCTCCGAGATCACCCGGCGCGTGGCCCCTCTGCTTGGCCTGCGGCCCGAGATTGAACCCGCCCAATTTAGCGGTATAACGCTGACATCGAATTGA
- a CDS encoding SDR family NAD(P)-dependent oxidoreductase, with the protein MFDRLDPARRTALVTGGNRGIGKAIARGLLERDLNVIIACRDAEDGTRVADEMGAHFVYCDLSAPMVLPPEGAEVDVLVNNAGVCFDAPLLSRKAEFEEVMNVMVTGPYELIRQVVPGMRQRGYGRIVNVSSGWGSFGEGLEGPGAYGVAKAALNALTVAVAREVPDDIKVNAMCPGWVRTRMGGQGATRSPEEGADTALWLACLDDDGPTGGFFRDRKPIDW; encoded by the coding sequence ATGTTTGACCGGCTCGATCCTGCCCGGCGCACGGCGCTGGTGACCGGGGGCAACCGGGGCATCGGCAAGGCGATTGCGCGGGGGCTGCTGGAGCGTGATCTCAACGTGATCATCGCCTGTCGGGACGCCGAAGACGGGACCCGCGTCGCCGATGAAATGGGCGCGCATTTCGTCTATTGCGATCTTTCGGCCCCGATGGTTCTTCCGCCGGAGGGGGCAGAGGTGGATGTGCTGGTCAACAATGCGGGCGTGTGTTTCGATGCGCCGCTCTTGTCGCGCAAGGCAGAGTTTGAAGAGGTCATGAACGTCATGGTGACGGGGCCTTACGAGTTGATCCGGCAGGTGGTGCCTGGCATGCGTCAGCGCGGCTATGGCCGGATTGTCAATGTCTCCTCGGGTTGGGGCAGTTTTGGCGAGGGGCTGGAGGGGCCGGGGGCCTATGGTGTCGCCAAGGCGGCACTGAACGCGCTGACCGTCGCCGTCGCGCGCGAAGTGCCTGACGATATCAAGGTCAACGCCATGTGCCCCGGTTGGGTGCGCACACGGATGGGCGGGCAGGGGGCCACGCGCAGCCCCGAGGAAGGGGCCGACACCGCGCTGTGGCTGGCCTGTCTGGACGACGATGGCCCCACGGGTGGCTTTTTTCGCGACCGCAAACCGATCGACTGGTAG
- the murD gene encoding UDP-N-acetylmuramoyl-L-alanine--D-glutamate ligase — MIPVLGVEGARVAVLGLGRSGLSAARALQAGGAVPLCWDDNPEARDRAQAEGFDVADLSRPGAFDEVASLIVSPGIPHLYPAPNKVVAAALHAGVPVDNDIGLFFRSLAVPEWDNYDTAPRVIAVTGSNGKSTTSALIHHVLSEAGREAQLAGNIGRGVLDIDPPGDGGVVVLELSSYQTELARALTPDVAVFTNLSPDHLDRHGGLGGYFAAKRRLFAEGGPDRAVIGVDEDEGQFLAGQLAEAPGDDRVIRISVAAKLSGPGWAVFARKGFLSEYRKGRQAGSIDLRGIKGLPGAHNHQNACCAYAACRTLGLAPKVIERGFASFGGLPHRSQLIAEKAGVAFVNDSKATNVDSALKALQAFQNIRWICGGLEKEGGLAGLAPGLQNVVKAYVIGREAAQFAMQLDEVETQVCTTMAAAVDAAMAEAQAGDTVLLAPAAASFDQYDSFERRGEDFMAEVQARL; from the coding sequence ATGATCCCCGTGCTGGGAGTTGAGGGCGCGCGCGTGGCTGTACTCGGGCTGGGCCGGTCGGGTCTGTCGGCGGCGCGGGCCTTGCAGGCGGGCGGGGCGGTGCCGCTCTGCTGGGACGACAACCCCGAGGCGCGCGACCGGGCGCAGGCCGAGGGTTTCGACGTGGCTGACCTGAGCCGCCCCGGCGCCTTTGACGAGGTGGCAAGCCTGATCGTCAGCCCGGGTATTCCGCATCTTTATCCCGCGCCCAACAAGGTGGTGGCCGCGGCGCTGCACGCGGGCGTGCCGGTGGACAACGATATCGGCCTGTTCTTCCGCTCGCTGGCGGTCCCGGAGTGGGATAATTACGACACCGCGCCGCGGGTGATCGCGGTGACCGGCTCCAACGGCAAATCCACCACCTCGGCGCTGATCCATCACGTGCTGAGCGAGGCCGGGCGCGAGGCGCAGCTTGCCGGCAATATCGGGCGCGGGGTGCTGGATATCGACCCGCCCGGCGATGGCGGCGTGGTGGTGCTGGAGCTTTCCAGCTATCAGACCGAGCTTGCCCGCGCGCTGACGCCCGATGTGGCGGTCTTCACCAATCTCAGCCCCGATCACCTGGACCGGCATGGCGGGCTTGGCGGGTATTTCGCAGCCAAGAGGCGCCTCTTCGCAGAAGGCGGGCCGGACCGGGCGGTGATCGGCGTGGACGAGGATGAAGGGCAGTTTCTGGCGGGCCAGCTTGCCGAAGCACCGGGCGATGACCGGGTGATCCGCATCTCGGTCGCGGCCAAGCTGAGCGGGCCGGGCTGGGCGGTCTTTGCCAGGAAGGGGTTCCTGAGCGAGTACCGCAAGGGCCGACAGGCCGGGTCAATCGACCTGCGCGGGATCAAGGGCCTGCCGGGGGCGCATAACCATCAGAACGCCTGTTGCGCCTATGCCGCCTGCCGCACGTTGGGGCTGGCGCCGAAGGTGATCGAGCGCGGTTTTGCCAGCTTTGGCGGTCTGCCGCACCGCTCGCAACTGATTGCCGAAAAGGCGGGCGTGGCTTTCGTCAATGACAGCAAGGCCACGAATGTGGACAGCGCCCTGAAGGCGTTGCAGGCGTTTCAGAACATCCGCTGGATCTGTGGCGGGCTGGAGAAGGAAGGCGGGCTTGCCGGGCTCGCTCCGGGTTTGCAGAACGTGGTGAAGGCCTATGTGATCGGGCGCGAGGCGGCGCAGTTCGCGATGCAGCTTGACGAGGTGGAAACGCAGGTCTGCACGACGATGGCGGCGGCTGTGGACGCGGCAATGGCCGAGGCGCAGGCCGGCGACACGGTGCTTCTGGCCCCCGCCGCGGCAAGTTTCGACCAGTATGACAGCTTCGAGCGGCGCGGCGAGGATTTCATGGCCGAGGTGCAGGCGCGGCTTTAG
- a CDS encoding nuclear transport factor 2 family protein: MSNGNERDAIETVVVEYLEGMIYGQGERLKRAMHPQCMQAGHFDGTYEFFDRETFISSVEGETALPPGTPYEYEIVSLDITGDVAVAKVTDACFGTTFTDYLTLIKHDGQWQIVMKAFFDHANAAS, translated from the coding sequence ATGAGCAACGGGAACGAACGGGATGCGATTGAAACGGTGGTTGTCGAGTATCTGGAAGGGATGATCTACGGTCAGGGGGAGCGGCTGAAACGCGCGATGCACCCGCAATGCATGCAGGCCGGTCACTTCGACGGGACTTACGAATTCTTCGATCGCGAGACATTCATCAGCTCGGTCGAAGGCGAAACCGCCCTGCCGCCCGGAACGCCTTACGAGTACGAGATCGTGTCGCTGGACATCACTGGCGATGTCGCGGTGGCGAAGGTGACGGATGCCTGTTTTGGCACGACTTTCACCGACTATCTGACGCTGATCAAACATGACGGCCAATGGCAGATCGTGATGAAGGCGTTTTTCGATCACGCCAACGCCGCGTCCTAG